TGGACCGTGGATTATCTTGGGGAAAGgattaatatttgtttgattCTTTTCGTAATAATTACTTTTAGTAATAATGAAACTATTTTGTTCGTAGGAACAAAAAGAAGCAGATCTATTCTACACCCGATAAGTACCAATACGCAATGGTAGGGGAGTTGATACCATTTTATATGAGtgaatgcatatatatatatttgttcatcaTCCAAAGGACTTATTTgtaagaattttcttttattcattttgtcttctttatcttttgacgaaaatgatttatttgatATTATGGATGACTGGTTACGGAGGGACCGTTTCGTTTTTGTAGGTTGGTCTGGCCTATTGCTCTTTCCTTGTGCCTATTTCGCTTTAGGGGGTTGGTTCACAGGTACAACCTTTGTAACTTCATGGTATACCCATGGATTAGCAAGTTCCTATTTGGAAGGCTGTAACTTCTTAACCGCCGCAGTTTCCACTCCGGCTAATAGTTTAGCACACTCTTTGTTGTTACTATGGGGTCCTGAAGCACAAGGAGATTTTACTCGTTGGTGTCAATTAGGCGGTCTGTGGACTTTTGTTGCTCTACACGGCGCTTTCGGACTAATAGGTTTTATGTTACGTCAATTTGAACTTGCTCGATCTGTTCAATTGCGACCTTATAATGCAATCGCATTCTCCGGTCCAATTgctgtttttgtttctgtatTCCTAATTTATCCGCTAGGTCAGTCTGGTTGGTTTTTTGCGCCCAGTTTTGGTGTAGCAGCTATATTTCGATTCATCCTCTTTTTCCAAGGGTTTCATAATTGGACATTGAACCCATTTCATATGATGGGA
This is a stretch of genomic DNA from Prunus dulcis unplaced genomic scaffold, ALMONDv2, whole genome shotgun sequence. It encodes these proteins:
- the LOC117613534 gene encoding photosystem II D2 protein — its product is FDENDLFDIMDDWLRRDRFVFVGWSGLLLFPCAYFALGGWFTGTTFVTSWYTHGLASSYLEGCNFLTAAVSTPANSLAHSLLLLWGPEAQGDFTRWCQLGGLWTFVALHGAFGLIGFMLRQFELARSVQLRPYNAIAFSGPIAVFVSVFLIYPLGQSGWFFAPSFGVAAIFRFILFFQGFHNWTLNPFHMMGVAGVLGAALLCAIHGATVENTLFEDGDGANTFRAFNPTQAEETYSMVTANRFWSQIFGVAFSNKRWLHFFMLFVPVTGLWMSALGVVGLALNLRAYDFVSQEIRAAEDPEFETFYTKNILLNEGIRAWMAAQDQPHENLIFPEEVLPRGNAL